Proteins from one Streptomyces sp. 840.1 genomic window:
- a CDS encoding VOC family protein — protein MTASLGAFVLGTPDPPALADFYRALLGWEEVDRDAEWVRLRSLEQERPSLSFQLEAGHTVPVWPPRPGTQQMQAHLDIQVDDLDVETGRACALGATLEEHQPQDGVRVLRDPHGHLFCLFLPGA, from the coding sequence ATGACTGCATCGCTCGGCGCTTTCGTCCTCGGTACGCCGGACCCGCCCGCCCTGGCCGACTTCTACCGCGCCCTGCTGGGCTGGGAGGAAGTGGACCGGGACGCGGAGTGGGTCCGGCTCCGGTCGCTCGAACAGGAACGGCCGAGCCTGAGCTTCCAGCTGGAGGCCGGACACACCGTTCCCGTCTGGCCACCGCGACCGGGCACCCAGCAGATGCAGGCGCACCTGGACATCCAGGTGGACGACCTGGACGTGGAGACCGGACGGGCCTGCGCCCTGGGCGCCACGCTGGAGGAGCACCAGCCCCAGGACGGCGTGCGGGTCCTGCGCGACCCCCACGGTCACCTGTTCTGCCTCTTCCTCCCGGGGGCGTGA
- a CDS encoding glycoside hydrolase family 16 protein produces the protein MDSPRLSRRLLRSALSALTLALVTTALVGGGAHERSPALSDAAASAAMTFDEEFDGSAGSAVNGSRWQIETGDNVNNHERQYYTAGNSNAALDGQGHLVITARKENPNNYQCWYGTCQYTSARLNTSGKFTQTYGHVEARMKIPRGQGMWPAFWMLGDDIGQVGWPNSGEIDIMENVGFEPNTVHGTLHGPGYSGSAGIGAGYSLPGGQAFADGFHTFAIDWAPNSVTWSVDGNVYQHRTPADTNGNTWAFNKPFFLILNLAVGGYWPGDPDGNTTFPQQLVVDHVRVTTSDTQPPAGSGTITGLAGKCVDVAAANSANGTPVQLYDCNGSAAQKWSVGGDGTIRALGKCLDVASGGTANGSVVQLWDCNGSAAQRWAVSGARDIVNPQADKCLDVTGNSSANGARLQIWTCTGAANQKWTVNS, from the coding sequence ATGGACTCCCCCCGCTTGTCGCGGCGTTTGCTGCGCTCCGCACTTTCGGCCCTGACCCTTGCGCTGGTCACGACCGCCCTCGTGGGCGGTGGCGCTCACGAGCGGTCACCCGCCCTCTCGGACGCGGCGGCCTCGGCCGCCATGACGTTCGACGAGGAGTTCGACGGCTCCGCCGGCTCGGCGGTCAACGGCTCCCGATGGCAGATCGAGACCGGTGACAACGTCAACAACCACGAGCGGCAGTACTACACGGCCGGGAACAGCAACGCGGCGCTGGACGGCCAGGGCCATCTGGTCATCACCGCGCGCAAGGAGAACCCGAACAACTACCAGTGCTGGTACGGCACGTGTCAGTACACCTCGGCGCGGCTGAACACCTCGGGCAAGTTCACCCAGACCTACGGCCACGTCGAGGCCCGGATGAAGATCCCGCGCGGCCAGGGCATGTGGCCCGCCTTCTGGATGCTCGGCGACGACATCGGACAGGTCGGCTGGCCCAACTCCGGCGAGATCGACATCATGGAGAACGTCGGCTTCGAACCCAACACCGTCCACGGCACCCTGCACGGCCCCGGCTACTCCGGCTCCGCCGGCATCGGCGCCGGCTACAGCCTCCCCGGCGGCCAGGCCTTCGCCGACGGCTTCCACACCTTCGCCATCGACTGGGCCCCCAATTCAGTCACCTGGTCCGTCGACGGCAACGTCTACCAGCACCGCACCCCCGCCGACACCAACGGCAACACCTGGGCCTTCAACAAGCCCTTCTTCCTCATCCTCAACCTCGCCGTCGGCGGCTACTGGCCCGGCGACCCCGACGGCAACACCACCTTCCCCCAGCAACTCGTCGTCGACCACGTCCGCGTCACCACCAGCGACACCCAGCCCCCGGCCGGTTCGGGCACCATCACCGGCCTGGCCGGCAAGTGTGTCGACGTGGCCGCGGCGAACAGCGCCAACGGCACTCCCGTCCAGCTCTACGACTGCAACGGCTCCGCCGCCCAGAAGTGGAGTGTCGGGGGCGACGGGACGATCAGGGCCCTCGGCAAGTGTCTTGACGTCGCGTCAGGTGGTACGGCCAATGGTTCCGTCGTCCAGCTGTGGGACTGCAACGGCTCAGCCGCCCAGCGCTGGGCGGTCAGTGGTGCGCGCGACATCGTGAACCCGCAGGCGGACAAGTGCCTGGACGTCACGGGGAACAGTTCGGCCAACGGTGCCCGCCTCCAGATCTGGACCTGCACCGGCGCCGCCAATCAGAAGTGGACGGTGAACAGCTGA
- the cynR gene encoding transcriptional regulator CynR, translating to MALELRHLRYLLAVAEHAGFTRAAEELHISQPTLSQQIKQLERTVGVQLFDRSGRAVRLTDAGETYAHYARRALQDLAAAERAVLDVRDLSRGALRLAMTPTFTAYLVGPLAELLHTRHPGITLDVRELPQDRIESALLADELDLGIAFHGPHLPGIGATDLFTETLSLVVGPRHPRAGSTRALPVTSLTGQPLALLSDDFATRGHIDAYFTRHRTTPSVAVEANSISALTEIVRRTPLATVLPDAITREHPHLSPVPLTPALPSRTVALLRREASYQSSAAQEFTRLTHDWVRTALDA from the coding sequence ATGGCCCTGGAACTACGTCATCTGCGCTACCTGCTCGCCGTCGCGGAACACGCCGGCTTCACCCGGGCGGCCGAGGAGCTGCACATCTCCCAGCCCACCCTGTCCCAGCAGATCAAGCAGTTGGAGCGGACGGTGGGCGTCCAGCTGTTCGACCGCTCCGGCCGCGCGGTCCGGCTGACCGACGCGGGTGAGACGTACGCGCACTACGCCCGCCGCGCCCTCCAGGACCTCGCCGCCGCCGAACGTGCCGTGCTCGACGTGCGGGACCTCTCCCGCGGCGCCCTGCGGCTGGCCATGACGCCGACTTTCACGGCGTATCTCGTCGGCCCGCTGGCCGAGCTGCTGCACACCCGCCACCCCGGGATCACGCTGGATGTCCGGGAGCTGCCCCAGGACCGCATCGAGTCGGCGCTGCTGGCCGACGAACTCGACCTCGGCATCGCCTTCCACGGCCCGCACCTGCCGGGCATCGGCGCGACCGACCTGTTCACCGAGACGCTGAGCCTGGTCGTCGGCCCCCGCCATCCGCGCGCGGGGAGCACCCGGGCGCTGCCGGTGACGAGCCTCACCGGGCAGCCCCTCGCCCTGCTCAGCGACGACTTCGCCACCCGCGGCCACATCGACGCCTACTTCACCCGGCACCGCACGACACCGTCGGTCGCGGTGGAGGCCAACTCCATCAGCGCCCTCACCGAGATCGTCCGGCGCACCCCGCTGGCCACGGTTCTGCCGGACGCGATCACCCGCGAGCACCCCCACCTCAGCCCCGTCCCCCTCACCCCGGCCCTGCCCTCGCGCACGGTCGCACTGCTGCGCCGCGAAGCGTCCTATCAGAGCTCCGCGGCGCAGGAGTTCACCCGGCTCACGCACGACTGGGTCAGGACCGCCCTGGACGCCTGA
- a CDS encoding RICIN domain-containing protein, with the protein MAATPAPAAVRAAPAAPAAAAALPTGWATVVNSGSGKCLDARAAATVNGTAVQQYTCNSSTAQQWSLTATSGGYVRINNRNDANQAVDVTDVSTADSAAVQLWTYSNGANQQWQPVDEGGGAYHFVNRNSGKCLDVPAASTADSVQLVQYTCNNSAAQRFQVTPVSTAPGDTDLGPNVVVFDPSMPSATIQGRLDSIFRQQETNQFGNQRYAVMFKPGTYSNDVNVGFYTQVLGLGQSPDSVTINGAVHAEADWFPPQNATQNFWRGAENLSVNPAGGTDRWAVSQAAPYRRMHVRGNLALDDGGWASGGFMADTKIDGQVRSGTQQQWITRNSTLGSWTGSNWNMVFVGSQGVPATSFPNPPYTTVNQAPVLREKPFLYVDGNGAYQVFVPAVRNNASGTTWAGGNAAGTSIGMDKFFVVKAGATAAQINAALAEGKNLLVTPGVYHLDQTLKVTRPDTVVLGLGLATFIPDNGVTAMTVADVDGVKVAGVLFDAGTTNSSTLMEVGPAGSSASHAANPTSLHDVFFRVGGAAVGRATTSLVVNSDNVIGDHMWIWRGDHGSGIGWNSNKADTGLVVNGDDVTMYGLFVEHYQKHQTIWNGNGGRTYFYQNEMPYDVPDQASWMNGSTQGYAAYKVADSVTSHQAYGLGSYCFFSSNPGVTAEHAFEAPNNPNVRFQSMVTVSLGGTGTIRHVINGRGGPSNSASNVANLVSQP; encoded by the coding sequence CTGGCCGCAACCCCCGCCCCGGCCGCCGTCCGGGCCGCCCCCGCCGCACCGGCCGCCGCCGCGGCACTGCCCACCGGCTGGGCCACCGTCGTCAACAGCGGCAGCGGCAAATGCCTGGACGCCCGCGCCGCCGCGACCGTCAACGGCACCGCCGTCCAGCAGTACACCTGCAACAGCTCCACCGCCCAGCAGTGGAGCCTGACCGCGACCAGCGGCGGCTATGTGCGCATCAACAACCGCAACGACGCCAACCAGGCGGTGGACGTCACCGACGTGTCCACCGCCGACAGCGCCGCCGTCCAGCTCTGGACGTACAGCAACGGTGCCAATCAGCAGTGGCAGCCGGTCGACGAGGGCGGCGGCGCCTACCACTTCGTCAACCGCAACAGCGGGAAGTGCCTCGACGTGCCCGCCGCCTCGACGGCCGACAGCGTCCAGCTCGTCCAGTACACCTGCAACAACTCCGCCGCCCAGCGCTTCCAGGTCACCCCCGTAAGCACCGCGCCCGGCGATACGGACCTCGGCCCCAACGTGGTGGTCTTCGACCCGTCGATGCCCTCCGCCACCATCCAGGGCCGGCTCGACTCGATCTTCCGCCAGCAGGAGACCAACCAGTTCGGCAACCAGCGCTACGCGGTCATGTTCAAGCCGGGTACGTACAGCAACGACGTCAACGTGGGCTTCTACACCCAGGTCCTCGGGCTGGGCCAGTCGCCCGACTCGGTGACGATCAACGGCGCCGTGCACGCCGAGGCGGACTGGTTCCCGCCGCAGAACGCCACCCAGAACTTCTGGCGCGGCGCCGAGAACCTCTCGGTGAACCCGGCCGGCGGCACCGACCGCTGGGCCGTCTCCCAGGCCGCCCCGTACCGGCGCATGCACGTCCGGGGCAATCTGGCCCTGGACGACGGCGGCTGGGCCAGCGGCGGATTCATGGCCGACACCAAGATCGACGGCCAGGTGCGGTCCGGCACGCAGCAGCAGTGGATCACCCGCAACTCCACACTCGGCAGCTGGACCGGCTCCAACTGGAACATGGTCTTCGTCGGCAGCCAGGGCGTCCCGGCCACCAGCTTCCCCAACCCGCCGTACACGACGGTGAACCAGGCCCCGGTGCTCCGCGAGAAGCCCTTCCTGTACGTGGACGGCAACGGCGCCTACCAGGTGTTCGTACCGGCGGTCCGCAACAACGCCTCGGGCACCACCTGGGCCGGCGGCAACGCAGCGGGCACCTCGATCGGCATGGACAAGTTCTTCGTCGTGAAGGCGGGAGCCACGGCCGCGCAGATCAACGCCGCACTGGCCGAGGGGAAGAACCTGCTGGTCACCCCGGGCGTCTACCACCTCGACCAGACCCTGAAGGTGACCAGGCCCGACACCGTCGTGCTCGGGCTCGGCCTCGCCACGTTCATCCCGGACAACGGGGTCACCGCGATGACGGTGGCCGACGTCGACGGGGTCAAGGTCGCGGGCGTCCTCTTCGACGCGGGCACGACGAACTCCTCGACCCTGATGGAGGTCGGCCCGGCCGGCTCGTCGGCATCCCACGCGGCGAACCCGACCTCGCTGCACGACGTCTTCTTCCGGGTCGGCGGCGCCGCCGTGGGCCGGGCGACCACCAGCCTGGTGGTCAACAGTGACAACGTCATCGGCGACCACATGTGGATCTGGCGCGGCGACCACGGCAGCGGCATCGGCTGGAACAGCAACAAGGCGGACACCGGACTCGTCGTCAACGGCGACGACGTGACGATGTACGGACTCTTCGTCGAGCACTACCAGAAGCACCAGACGATCTGGAACGGAAACGGCGGGCGCACGTACTTCTACCAGAACGAGATGCCGTACGACGTGCCGGACCAGGCGTCCTGGATGAACGGCTCCACCCAGGGCTACGCCGCCTACAAGGTCGCCGACTCGGTCACCAGCCATCAGGCCTACGGGCTCGGCAGCTACTGCTTCTTCAGCTCCAACCCGGGCGTGACGGCCGAGCACGCCTTCGAGGCCCCGAACAACCCGAACGTGCGGTTCCAGAGCATGGTGACCGTCTCGCTCGGCGGCACCGGAACGATCCGCCATGTCATCAACGGACGCGGCGGCCCCTCCAACTCCGCGTCCAACGTGGCGAATCTCGTCAGCCAGCCCTGA
- a CDS encoding RICIN domain-containing protein, with the protein MRGHAPAVRSALGVVAAAALLAGLTGSPALGAAQATGRITGVGGKCVDVAAGATANGTPVQLYDCNGSTAQQWSLGSDGTVKALGKCLDVASGGTANGSVVQLWDCNGSAAQRWSVSGARDIVNPQADKCLDATGNSSANGTRLQIWTCTGAANQKWTAPAVDGGGGDPGTPGSMAVAPYLYNGWGSPPSPTTVMNATGVKWFTLAFVLSNGYCNPQWDGGRPLTGGVDQQTVNTVRAAGGDVIPSFGGWSGNKLESSCSSAGELAAAYQKVINAYGLKAIDIDIEADAYASATVQQRTVDALKTVKAANPGIKVYVTFGTGQNGPDDSMIRKASASGLTVDSWTIMPFDFGGAGQNMGNLTVSAAEGLKNVVKNAYGYTDDQAYRHTGISSMNGITDDNETVTVADFRTILAYAQQRHLARLTFWSVNRDRPCTGGGADTCSGVSQQPWDFTKVFAQYAG; encoded by the coding sequence ATGCGGGGGCACGCGCCCGCCGTACGGAGTGCGCTGGGGGTGGTGGCCGCCGCGGCGCTTCTCGCCGGGCTGACCGGCTCGCCCGCACTGGGCGCCGCCCAGGCCACCGGACGGATCACGGGGGTCGGCGGGAAATGCGTCGACGTCGCCGCGGGGGCCACGGCCAACGGCACCCCCGTCCAGCTCTACGACTGCAACGGCAGTACCGCTCAGCAGTGGAGCCTGGGCAGTGATGGGACGGTCAAGGCGCTGGGCAAGTGCCTTGACGTCGCGTCAGGTGGCACGGCCAACGGGTCCGTCGTCCAGCTGTGGGACTGCAACGGCTCCGCCGCCCAGCGCTGGAGCGTGAGCGGTGCGCGCGACATCGTGAACCCGCAGGCGGACAAGTGCCTGGACGCCACCGGGAACAGCTCCGCCAACGGAACCCGGCTGCAGATCTGGACCTGCACCGGCGCCGCCAACCAGAAGTGGACCGCGCCCGCCGTGGACGGAGGCGGCGGAGACCCGGGAACGCCCGGATCGATGGCGGTCGCACCGTACCTCTACAACGGCTGGGGCAGCCCGCCCAGCCCGACCACCGTCATGAACGCCACCGGTGTCAAGTGGTTCACCCTCGCCTTCGTCCTCAGCAACGGCTACTGCAACCCGCAGTGGGACGGCGGCAGGCCGCTGACCGGCGGGGTCGACCAGCAGACGGTGAACACCGTCCGGGCGGCGGGCGGCGACGTCATCCCTTCGTTCGGCGGCTGGAGCGGCAACAAGCTGGAGAGCTCCTGCTCCAGCGCCGGTGAGCTGGCGGCCGCGTACCAGAAGGTGATCAACGCCTACGGGCTCAAGGCGATCGACATCGACATCGAGGCCGACGCGTACGCCAGCGCCACGGTGCAGCAGCGCACGGTCGACGCGCTGAAGACGGTGAAGGCCGCCAACCCGGGCATCAAGGTGTACGTCACCTTCGGCACCGGCCAGAACGGGCCCGACGACAGCATGATCCGCAAGGCGTCGGCCTCCGGGCTGACCGTGGACAGCTGGACGATCATGCCGTTCGACTTCGGCGGGGCGGGCCAGAACATGGGCAACCTCACCGTCAGCGCCGCCGAGGGTCTGAAGAACGTGGTCAAGAACGCCTACGGGTACACGGACGACCAGGCCTACCGGCACACCGGGATCTCCTCGATGAACGGCATCACCGACGACAACGAGACGGTGACGGTCGCGGACTTCCGCACCATCCTGGCCTACGCCCAGCAGCGCCACCTGGCCCGGCTCACCTTCTGGTCCGTCAACCGGGACCGCCCCTGCACCGGCGGCGGCGCCGACACCTGCTCGGGCGTCTCCCAGCAGCCCTGGGACTTCACGAAGGTCTTCGCCCAGTACGCGGGCTGA
- the argB gene encoding acetylglutamate kinase encodes MTVRVATAETGLHEQSPRRGDGIRTDLRPGPALPKETRGRVVVVKFGGNAMVDESLQEAFARDVVELWHSGLHPVVVHGGGPQISAMLDRLGLEVRFEAGLRVTTEETLDVVRMVLTGRVQRELVGAINAHGPFAVGLSGEDAHTMTAVRRSGLVNGLPVDIGLVGDIVDVAPDTVRSLLELGRIPVVSPLARGTEGEVYNVNADLAASALAVALGAERLVMLTDVEGLYADWPHSTRVIERLTAAELSGLLPGLASGMLPKMEGCLRAVRAGVGRAQVLDGRVPHAVLRGVLDERSPGTTVLPDA; translated from the coding sequence ATGACCGTACGGGTCGCGACGGCCGAAACCGGCCTCCACGAACAGTCACCACGGCGCGGCGACGGGATACGGACGGACCTCCGTCCGGGCCCCGCCCTGCCCAAGGAGACGCGGGGCCGGGTGGTGGTGGTCAAGTTCGGCGGCAACGCCATGGTGGACGAATCCCTCCAGGAGGCGTTCGCACGCGATGTCGTGGAGCTGTGGCACTCCGGGCTGCACCCGGTGGTGGTTCATGGCGGCGGGCCGCAGATCAGTGCGATGCTCGACCGCCTCGGCCTGGAGGTCCGCTTCGAGGCGGGTCTGCGGGTGACCACCGAGGAGACCCTCGACGTGGTGCGCATGGTGCTGACGGGGCGGGTCCAGCGTGAGCTGGTCGGTGCGATCAACGCGCACGGGCCGTTCGCCGTGGGCCTGTCGGGCGAGGACGCGCACACCATGACGGCCGTACGCCGCTCCGGGTTGGTGAACGGACTGCCGGTCGACATCGGCCTGGTCGGCGACATCGTCGACGTGGCCCCGGACACCGTCCGTTCGCTGCTGGAGCTGGGCCGCATCCCGGTGGTGTCACCCCTCGCGCGCGGCACCGAAGGGGAGGTCTACAACGTCAACGCAGATCTCGCGGCATCGGCCCTGGCCGTCGCCCTCGGTGCCGAACGGCTCGTGATGCTCACCGATGTCGAGGGGCTGTACGCGGACTGGCCGCACAGCACGCGGGTCATCGAGCGCCTGACGGCGGCCGAACTGTCCGGCCTGCTCCCGGGGCTGGCGAGCGGGATGCTCCCGAAGATGGAGGGCTGCCTGCGGGCGGTCCGCGCCGGGGTGGGGCGGGCGCAGGTGCTGGACGGCCGGGTCCCGCACGCCGTGCTGCGCGGCGTCCTGGACGAGCGGAGCCCAGGAACCACGGTCCTCCCGGACGCGTGA
- a CDS encoding cold-shock protein, whose amino-acid sequence MASGTVKWFNAAKGFGFIEQDGGGADVFAHFSNIAAQGFRELLEGQKVTFDIAPGQKGPTAENIVPA is encoded by the coding sequence ATGGCGTCAGGCACTGTGAAGTGGTTCAACGCAGCCAAGGGTTTCGGCTTCATCGAGCAGGACGGCGGCGGCGCCGACGTGTTCGCCCACTTCTCGAACATCGCCGCCCAGGGCTTCCGTGAGCTGCTCGAAGGCCAGAAGGTCACCTTCGACATCGCACCGGGACAGAAGGGTCCGACGGCCGAGAACATCGTCCCCGCCTGA
- a CDS encoding GNAT family N-acetyltransferase — protein MNITLRVDATPSAPALLLRPWGEADIGPLVEAFRDPALRRGARGPMESAEDVREWLEAQRSGWVTGERLGFAVQEDRPGPGGGALAGSVAIKRGDAGQESAEAGYWTAAHARGRGVAPRALEAVTRWAFESFRGDGLECVELLHQVDNPASCRVAEKAGYGFRRILPALPPSFPMPGHLHVRWAVDVV, from the coding sequence ATGAACATCACCCTGCGGGTGGACGCGACACCGTCCGCCCCCGCGCTCCTGCTGCGCCCCTGGGGCGAGGCGGACATCGGGCCGCTGGTCGAGGCGTTCCGGGATCCCGCGTTGCGCCGCGGGGCGCGCGGCCCCATGGAGAGCGCCGAGGACGTCCGGGAGTGGCTGGAGGCCCAGCGGAGCGGCTGGGTCACCGGCGAGCGGCTGGGCTTCGCCGTGCAGGAGGACCGGCCGGGCCCCGGTGGAGGCGCGTTGGCGGGCAGTGTGGCCATCAAGCGGGGGGATGCCGGCCAGGAGTCCGCGGAGGCCGGCTACTGGACGGCGGCGCATGCCCGGGGCCGCGGAGTGGCTCCCCGTGCCCTGGAGGCCGTCACCCGCTGGGCCTTCGAGAGCTTCCGGGGTGACGGTCTGGAGTGCGTCGAGCTGCTGCACCAGGTGGACAATCCGGCCTCGTGCCGGGTCGCGGAGAAGGCCGGGTACGGGTTTCGCCGGATCCTCCCGGCCCTGCCGCCCTCCTTCCCGATGCCGGGCCACCTGCATGTGCGGTGGGCCGTCGACGTGGTCTGA
- a CDS encoding isochorismatase family protein gives MGLPVIESYDMPDGTALPRSWPSWTIDPDRAALLVHDMQNHFVRAFPPGRSPVVQLVENIAALRELAGTLGMPVVFSAEPAAQSPGRRGLVADVWGPGIGSGPGDSAVIEALAPRPGEHVLPNVRPNAFLHSHLGRLLRSTGRDQLIVCGVHAHLGVLLTAADAFMNDIQPFVVADAVADFSAEEHSMALRWAARSAVVRTTDGLLRDLLLGRVRHDA, from the coding sequence ATGGGCCTGCCAGTCATCGAGTCCTACGACATGCCCGACGGTACGGCCCTCCCCCGCTCCTGGCCCTCCTGGACCATCGACCCCGACCGGGCCGCCCTGCTCGTCCACGACATGCAGAACCACTTCGTCCGGGCGTTCCCGCCGGGGCGCTCGCCGGTCGTTCAACTGGTCGAGAACATCGCCGCGTTGCGGGAGCTCGCCGGAACGCTCGGCATGCCGGTCGTCTTCAGCGCCGAACCTGCCGCCCAGTCACCGGGCAGGCGGGGGCTCGTCGCGGACGTCTGGGGACCCGGCATCGGCAGCGGGCCCGGCGACTCCGCCGTCATCGAGGCGCTGGCACCCCGGCCGGGCGAGCACGTGCTGCCCAATGTGCGCCCCAACGCCTTCCTGCACAGCCATCTCGGCCGGCTGCTGCGCTCGACGGGGCGCGATCAGCTGATCGTGTGCGGCGTGCACGCCCACCTGGGCGTGCTGCTGACCGCCGCAGACGCCTTCATGAACGATATTCAGCCCTTTGTCGTCGCCGACGCCGTGGCCGACTTCTCCGCCGAGGAGCACTCCATGGCGCTTCGCTGGGCGGCTCGCAGCGCGGTGGTCCGCACGACGGACGGCCTGCTGCGCGACCTGCTGCTCGGCCGGGTCCGCCACGACGCGTGA
- a CDS encoding DUF2470 domain-containing protein — MNTDADTVPAGPTDAEQVRTVLSRATSLSLTTTGQAYDLIGLHSVSSSGQVILHPRPDSPLAREAAGASLGALAALLQFTDIAPTPLRDRVRARVTVSGRLTPEAGGALRLDPVRVSLRTPAGARDVGLDEITLAEPDPLAADEADMLTHLADSHEELMADLLGLAGSRLPRGMVRALPLALDRHGITLRCEYESGHCDLQLLFPALAHDATDAGEQIRRILTAPRSCAHQQHHSHP, encoded by the coding sequence TTGAACACCGACGCCGACACCGTCCCAGCCGGACCCACCGACGCGGAGCAGGTCCGCACGGTGCTGTCCCGCGCGACCTCACTCTCCCTCACCACCACGGGGCAGGCCTACGACCTGATCGGGCTCCACTCGGTCAGCAGCAGCGGGCAGGTCATCCTCCACCCCCGCCCCGACAGCCCGTTGGCGCGAGAGGCCGCCGGAGCCTCCTTGGGCGCCCTCGCCGCCCTCCTGCAGTTCACCGACATCGCCCCCACCCCGCTGCGCGACCGCGTCCGCGCCAGGGTGACGGTCTCCGGCCGGCTGACCCCGGAGGCGGGCGGCGCGCTGCGGCTGGACCCGGTCCGGGTCTCGCTTCGCACCCCGGCGGGCGCGAGGGATGTCGGGCTGGACGAGATCACGCTCGCCGAGCCCGATCCGCTGGCCGCGGACGAGGCCGACATGCTGACCCATCTCGCGGACTCGCACGAGGAGTTGATGGCCGACCTGCTCGGACTCGCGGGCTCCCGGCTGCCGCGCGGCATGGTCCGCGCACTCCCTCTCGCGCTGGACCGGCACGGCATCACCCTGCGCTGCGAGTACGAATCCGGCCACTGCGACCTCCAGTTGCTCTTCCCGGCCCTCGCGCACGACGCCACGGACGCCGGTGAGCAGATCCGGCGAATCCTCACCGCACCACGGAGTTGCGCACACCAGCAGCACCACTCCCACCCCTGA
- the cynS gene encoding cyanase yields the protein MVHAQFDNTARQQLAVTAVEAKTRKDLSWQQIADAAGFSVAFVTAAVLGQHALPKASAEAVAGLLGLDDDAVMLLQTIPTRGSIPGGIPTDPTIYRFHEMLQVYGTTLKALVHEQFGDGIISAINFRLDVKKVADPEGGERAVITLDGKYLPTKPF from the coding sequence ATGGTGCACGCCCAGTTCGACAACACCGCCCGCCAGCAGCTCGCCGTCACGGCCGTCGAGGCCAAGACGCGCAAGGACCTGTCCTGGCAGCAGATCGCCGACGCGGCCGGCTTCTCCGTCGCCTTCGTCACGGCCGCCGTGCTCGGCCAGCACGCCCTGCCCAAGGCCTCCGCCGAAGCGGTCGCCGGGCTCCTCGGCCTGGACGACGACGCGGTGATGCTGCTCCAGACCATCCCGACCCGGGGCTCCATCCCGGGCGGCATCCCCACCGACCCGACCATCTACCGGTTCCACGAGATGCTCCAGGTCTACGGCACCACCCTGAAGGCCCTGGTCCACGAGCAGTTCGGTGACGGCATCATCTCGGCGATCAACTTCCGCCTGGACGTGAAGAAGGTCGCCGACCCGGAGGGCGGCGAGCGCGCCGTCATCACCCTGGACGGCAAGTACCTGCCGACCAAGCCCTTCTGA
- a CDS encoding carbonic anhydrase, with the protein MHDLAAGVARFRRDVFPAKAELFAHLASTHTPTTLFISCSDARVVPELITGSEPGELFVIRTAGNLVPAYAPGADGVAASIEYAVAVLGVTDIVVCGHSACGAMTALAEGHDLSALPTVAGWLRHADASVARTAGPGVDALVRGNVLAQLAGLATHPSVARALAAREVTLHGWVYDIPTGAITRLDPSGAPAPAAVS; encoded by the coding sequence GTGCACGACCTCGCAGCAGGCGTCGCGCGTTTCCGCCGGGACGTCTTCCCGGCCAAGGCGGAACTCTTCGCCCACCTGGCGAGCACGCACACGCCGACGACACTGTTCATCAGCTGCTCCGACGCCCGCGTGGTGCCCGAGCTGATCACCGGCAGCGAGCCGGGTGAGCTGTTCGTGATCCGGACCGCGGGCAACCTCGTCCCGGCCTACGCCCCGGGCGCCGACGGAGTGGCGGCGAGCATCGAGTACGCGGTGGCCGTCCTGGGCGTCACGGACATCGTCGTGTGCGGCCACTCCGCCTGCGGCGCCATGACCGCCCTGGCCGAGGGCCACGACCTGAGCGCCCTGCCGACCGTCGCCGGCTGGCTGCGGCACGCGGACGCCTCTGTGGCCCGCACCGCCGGGCCCGGGGTGGACGCGCTGGTACGGGGCAACGTCCTGGCCCAGCTCGCCGGACTGGCCACCCATCCCTCGGTGGCCAGGGCGCTGGCGGCGCGCGAGGTGACGCTGCACGGCTGGGTCTACGACATCCCCACCGGGGCGATCACCCGGCTGGACCCCTCCGGCGCCCCGGCACCGGCCGCCGTGTCCTGA